Proteins encoded by one window of Xylella fastidiosa:
- a CDS encoding DUF3011 domain-containing protein yields MPAIKRGISLLLLGGVPWFGIAADRYEAPPDVVRCESHDQERVHCTMLTTHGVQLVRQLSVNSCEHGSQWDVDPEGVWVEQGCQAEFAPLPDPVHPQRRILRCASDGSVVSCPVVLRGVPVRLLRQLSLFPCKKNVTWGRKHHEIWVSSGCKGEFELGAEDGSGFVDMPWRLICESKKRQRMSCGTSVQHEVSVFLQLSTTPCEKDRNWGWDADRIWVDGGCRAEFLVY; encoded by the coding sequence ATGCCTGCCATCAAGAGGGGCATTTCCCTCTTGCTGCTCGGAGGCGTTCCCTGGTTTGGGATCGCTGCAGATCGTTATGAAGCGCCTCCTGACGTAGTGCGTTGTGAGTCCCACGATCAAGAACGCGTCCATTGCACCATGCTGACCACGCATGGAGTGCAGCTCGTGCGCCAACTCTCCGTAAACAGTTGCGAGCATGGCAGTCAGTGGGATGTGGACCCAGAGGGCGTCTGGGTAGAGCAGGGGTGCCAGGCCGAATTTGCTCCCCTGCCTGATCCTGTGCATCCACAACGGCGGATATTGCGCTGCGCCTCAGATGGTTCTGTCGTCAGTTGCCCCGTGGTGCTACGCGGTGTCCCTGTCCGCTTACTGCGCCAACTTTCCTTATTTCCCTGCAAGAAAAATGTTACCTGGGGGAGAAAACACCATGAAATCTGGGTGTCCAGTGGCTGCAAAGGTGAATTTGAACTCGGTGCCGAAGATGGATCTGGATTTGTTGATATGCCGTGGCGCTTGATTTGTGAATCCAAAAAACGTCAACGCATGAGCTGTGGCACATCGGTACAGCACGAGGTGAGTGTATTCCTGCAACTCTCCACCACACCCTGCGAAAAAGATCGTAATTGGGGCTGGGATGCTGACCGAATCTGGGTCGATGGAGGCTGCCGTGCCGAATTTCTCGTCTATTGA
- the epmA gene encoding EF-P lysine aminoacylase EpmA, translating into MTLIDTLRLRARLNTMIRRFFADRGVLEVETPLLSAAGNTEPNIHSFTTCFTGHCDAGAAQRWLRTSPEYPMKRLLAAGIGDCYELGRVFRNGEAGGRHNPEFTMLEWYRVGWDHHRLAEETTALVREALSLVERTATLHVTTYRQLFLDILDIDPLRAPQTVLRQALDGGEINPDGLSRDDWLDLLMTHRIQPTFPTDRITVIDDWPATQCALARIRSDDPPVAERFELYLGVHEIANGYHELNDATEQRRRFEHDNQVRAARGLPQMPLDEPLLNVLSRLPDCAGVAVGVDRLLMAMSATASIADVLAFSFISA; encoded by the coding sequence ATGACCCTCATCGACACCTTGCGGCTGCGCGCCCGTTTAAACACCATGATCCGGCGCTTCTTTGCAGATCGCGGCGTCTTAGAAGTTGAAACACCCCTCCTCTCCGCCGCCGGAAATACCGAGCCAAACATCCACAGCTTCACCACCTGCTTTACTGGGCATTGTGATGCCGGAGCAGCACAACGTTGGCTGCGTACTTCGCCGGAATACCCCATGAAACGTCTCCTTGCTGCTGGTATCGGCGACTGCTACGAACTGGGGCGCGTCTTCCGTAACGGAGAAGCGGGCGGTCGCCATAACCCCGAATTCACCATGCTCGAGTGGTATCGCGTCGGCTGGGATCACCACCGCCTGGCTGAGGAAACCACCGCCTTGGTCCGTGAAGCGCTGTCTCTTGTCGAACGCACAGCTACATTGCATGTCACCACGTACCGTCAACTGTTCCTTGACATCCTTGACATTGATCCCCTACGTGCTCCGCAAACCGTACTGCGTCAAGCCTTGGACGGTGGCGAGATCAACCCCGATGGATTGAGCCGTGATGATTGGCTTGACCTACTGATGACGCATCGCATCCAGCCGACATTCCCTACCGACCGCATCACCGTCATTGACGACTGGCCAGCCACACAGTGTGCCTTGGCGCGGATCCGTTCCGATGACCCCCCGGTGGCGGAGCGCTTTGAACTCTACTTAGGTGTTCACGAGATCGCCAACGGTTACCATGAATTGAACGATGCAACTGAACAGCGCCGTCGTTTTGAACACGATAATCAAGTCCGTGCCGCACGCGGATTGCCGCAGATGCCTCTTGACGAACCTCTCTTGAACGTCTTGTCCCGTCTTCCTGATTGCGCCGGTGTCGCCGTCGGTGTGGATCGATTACTGATGGCCATGAGCGCAACCGCATCCATTGCCGACGTCCTGGCGTTTTCCTTTATCTCTGCTTAG
- a CDS encoding GNAT family N-acetyltransferase — MDTATLQWRLATPVDEPLLIPMIRRFYAEDATPFDSLRSLPALRTLLADPTSGEVLLWLTSQGEHVGYAVLTLCCSLELGGRYVLLDELYLEPAVRGRGYGRHAIAHLEARVQALGFDLLRMEVNHHNNAAKRFYLALGYRDEHRDLLSRRLNETS; from the coding sequence ATGGACACGGCTACCTTGCAATGGCGTCTTGCTACTCCTGTCGATGAACCCCTACTGATCCCCATGATCCGGCGCTTCTATGCCGAAGACGCCACCCCTTTTGATTCCCTACGTTCTTTGCCTGCTTTGCGTACCCTCCTGGCCGATCCTACATCCGGCGAAGTCCTGTTGTGGCTGACGTCGCAAGGAGAGCACGTCGGCTACGCCGTCCTCACCCTGTGTTGCAGCCTTGAACTAGGCGGACGCTATGTATTGCTGGATGAACTCTACCTAGAGCCAGCGGTCCGTGGTCGTGGTTACGGCCGTCACGCCATCGCCCATCTGGAAGCCCGAGTGCAGGCACTCGGTTTTGACCTGCTGCGCATGGAAGTGAACCACCATAACAACGCGGCCAAGCGCTTCTACCTAGCATTAGGCTACCGCGATGAACACCGTGACCTGCTCAGCCGTCGTTTGAACGAAACATCTTGA
- the ligA gene encoding NAD-dependent DNA ligase LigA, producing the protein MIPLDPAQRAAELRRRLQEANYHYHVLDQPRIPDADYDRMLRELDALEATYPDLATPDSPTQRVGHTIATAFSEVRHTVPMLSLNNAFSDPEVLEFVRRITARLGETAPGFSAEPKLDGLAISLRYQNGIFIQGATRGDGVTGEDVTANLRTLPTIPQRLQSDTWPTVLEVRGEVYMPRPDFEAYNTQARLRGWKVLANPRNGAAGSLRQLDPHITAQRPLSFYAYGIGEVTDDVAFHRHSEILASLRAWGFPVSPLVELVYGSEGLLNYYRRMETIRDTLPFDIDGIVYKLDDLSGQHEMGFVARAPRWAIAHKFPAQEQTTTVEAIEIQIGRTGAATPVARLTPVQVAGVTVTSVTLHNADQIARLDVRIGDTVIVRRAGDVIPEVVAVITDSRPPGATAWSMPMACPVCGSEIVRETGAAVWRCSGELACPAQRKEAIRHFVSRRAMDVEGLGVKCIELLVDAAVVHGVADLYHLSLDQLLRLRLVTNAQTPTMLLREARDHVTGMRYQQLEEILRTVGVDLSGEGDVPKHWQIDVLRAQWPDFDWNHKKIATKWAQNLIAAIDRSRQTTLERFLFALGMTHVGETTAKALAHSFGDLAIIRQLPWPLFKCVPDIGGEVARAIGHFMDQPANQQAIDDLVERGVRITDAHPPTSTLRDQLTLASLLEHLEIPKITPLRAVQLATLAPTLPLLAEADLDALLQAGVPQPAAQSLTEWFQSPDNISLARRLQHCCDVLLAQLLSPDRAHTAPLNGQSVVLTGKLASLTREAAATRLESLGAKIVGSVSKKTSFLVAGEDPGSKLDKAHALHVDIWDEARLLAFLEQYSAQ; encoded by the coding sequence ATGATCCCCCTGGATCCTGCCCAGCGTGCCGCTGAACTGCGTCGTCGTCTTCAAGAGGCCAACTACCACTACCACGTCCTCGACCAACCACGTATTCCGGATGCTGACTACGACCGCATGTTGCGTGAACTGGACGCCCTCGAAGCGACCTATCCAGACCTAGCGACGCCTGATTCACCGACTCAGCGTGTTGGACACACCATTGCCACCGCATTTTCCGAAGTGCGCCATACCGTCCCGATGCTTTCCCTGAACAATGCCTTCAGTGATCCCGAAGTCCTTGAATTCGTGCGCCGTATTACCGCGCGTCTGGGAGAAACAGCCCCTGGTTTTTCCGCAGAACCCAAACTGGATGGCTTGGCGATCAGCCTCCGCTATCAGAACGGCATCTTTATCCAAGGAGCGACTCGCGGCGATGGCGTCACCGGCGAAGATGTCACCGCCAACCTGCGTACCCTGCCTACCATCCCGCAACGCTTGCAAAGCGACACATGGCCAACCGTGTTGGAAGTGCGCGGCGAAGTGTATATGCCACGTCCTGACTTTGAAGCCTACAACACCCAGGCCCGGCTTCGCGGATGGAAAGTACTGGCCAATCCCCGCAATGGCGCCGCCGGCTCCTTGCGGCAACTGGACCCACACATCACCGCACAGCGCCCCCTGAGCTTCTATGCCTACGGTATCGGCGAAGTGACCGATGACGTAGCGTTCCACCGCCACTCCGAAATCCTGGCCTCCCTACGTGCCTGGGGATTCCCCGTCTCCCCCCTCGTGGAGCTGGTGTATGGCAGTGAAGGACTACTGAATTACTACCGCCGGATGGAAACCATTCGCGATACCTTACCGTTTGATATTGATGGCATCGTTTATAAACTCGACGACCTGTCTGGCCAGCATGAAATGGGGTTTGTCGCCCGTGCCCCCCGTTGGGCCATTGCCCATAAATTTCCGGCCCAAGAACAAACCACCACTGTTGAAGCCATTGAAATCCAGATTGGCCGCACCGGTGCGGCCACCCCAGTCGCACGCCTGACCCCCGTACAAGTCGCTGGAGTCACCGTTACCAGCGTCACCTTGCATAACGCTGACCAGATCGCCCGCTTGGATGTACGCATCGGTGATACCGTCATCGTGCGCCGTGCTGGTGACGTGATTCCTGAAGTCGTCGCAGTCATCACCGACAGCCGCCCCCCTGGAGCCACCGCATGGAGCATGCCGATGGCGTGCCCCGTCTGTGGTTCCGAGATTGTTCGTGAAACAGGCGCCGCTGTATGGCGTTGCTCCGGTGAACTCGCCTGTCCCGCCCAACGCAAAGAGGCCATCCGCCATTTCGTCTCCCGCCGCGCTATGGATGTCGAAGGGCTGGGCGTCAAGTGCATTGAATTACTGGTGGATGCCGCCGTTGTCCACGGCGTCGCTGACCTGTATCACCTGAGCCTGGATCAACTGCTGCGGCTCCGCCTCGTCACCAATGCCCAAACCCCCACCATGCTCCTGCGCGAAGCGCGCGACCATGTGACCGGCATGCGTTACCAACAATTAGAAGAGATACTGCGCACCGTGGGTGTGGACCTGTCTGGTGAAGGTGACGTGCCCAAGCATTGGCAGATTGACGTATTGCGTGCCCAATGGCCGGACTTTGATTGGAACCACAAAAAGATTGCCACCAAGTGGGCGCAGAACCTGATTGCTGCCATTGACCGCTCACGGCAGACTACCTTGGAGCGTTTCCTCTTTGCCCTTGGCATGACCCATGTCGGCGAAACCACCGCCAAAGCACTGGCGCACTCCTTCGGGGACTTAGCAATCATTCGGCAACTCCCTTGGCCCTTATTCAAATGCGTCCCGGATATTGGAGGCGAAGTGGCACGTGCCATCGGCCACTTTATGGATCAGCCCGCCAACCAACAGGCCATTGATGACCTAGTGGAGCGTGGCGTGCGTATCACCGATGCCCATCCCCCCACATCTACATTGCGCGATCAACTCACCCTGGCCAGCCTCTTGGAACACTTGGAGATTCCAAAAATCACCCCACTGCGTGCTGTCCAGTTAGCCACCCTCGCTCCCACATTGCCCTTATTGGCTGAAGCCGACCTTGATGCACTCCTTCAGGCGGGCGTGCCCCAGCCTGCTGCACAATCATTGACCGAATGGTTCCAATCTCCTGATAACATCTCCTTAGCCCGCCGCCTCCAGCACTGCTGTGACGTACTGTTGGCACAACTGCTATCTCCCGATCGTGCCCACACTGCCCCACTCAACGGCCAGAGCGTCGTACTGACAGGCAAATTAGCGTCACTGACCCGTGAAGCCGCCGCCACTCGACTAGAAAGCTTGGGAGCCAAAATTGTCGGCAGTGTGTCCAAAAAAACCAGCTTCCTTGTTGCTGGAGAAGATCCAGGCTCCAAACTCGACAAAGCCCACGCCTTGCATGTCGATATTTGGGATGAAGCCCGTCTACTCGCCTTTCTGGAACAATACAGTGCCCAATAG
- the zipA gene encoding cell division protein ZipA, producing the protein MSDVTLLRIGIAIVGILFVAAVFFFSTPKTSAHRVRTKKEEPPRERREPMLSTEVDNSPHQSVDEVPASVPQQQVNPEATKPGEIELGKRPTNHFDKIILLFVAAKAEHTLRGEDIVVAAEKTGMIFGYMNVFHRLVEGYPERGPIFSMASILKPGSFDMANIREMQIPAISFFLTLPAPMTALDAWEKMLPTVQRMAELLDGVVLDESRNALGRQRIAHIRDELRAYDRQQQVPPLIKNSRW; encoded by the coding sequence ATGTCTGACGTCACCCTGTTACGCATCGGGATTGCGATTGTAGGAATACTGTTCGTTGCCGCTGTCTTCTTCTTCAGCACACCGAAGACATCGGCTCACAGAGTACGCACGAAAAAAGAAGAGCCACCCCGCGAACGGCGTGAGCCGATGTTGTCTACCGAAGTGGACAACTCCCCACATCAAAGCGTCGACGAAGTGCCTGCCTCCGTTCCGCAGCAGCAAGTGAATCCTGAGGCCACTAAACCTGGAGAAATTGAGCTAGGCAAGCGGCCCACCAACCACTTCGACAAAATCATCCTCCTGTTTGTTGCCGCCAAAGCAGAACACACCTTGCGCGGCGAGGACATCGTCGTGGCCGCAGAGAAAACTGGGATGATCTTTGGATACATGAATGTATTTCACCGTCTCGTTGAAGGCTATCCGGAGCGCGGCCCGATCTTCAGCATGGCGAGCATCCTCAAGCCTGGTAGCTTTGATATGGCCAACATCCGCGAAATGCAGATCCCCGCCATCTCATTTTTCCTCACATTGCCCGCACCAATGACTGCGCTTGATGCCTGGGAGAAAATGCTGCCCACCGTCCAGCGTATGGCCGAACTGCTGGATGGCGTGGTACTGGACGAAAGCCGTAATGCATTGGGTCGCCAGCGCATCGCCCATATCCGAGATGAACTACGCGCCTACGACCGCCAACAACAAGTGCCCCCACTGATCAAGAACTCACGCTGGTAA
- the smc gene encoding chromosome segregation protein SMC, with translation MRLSTIKLSGFKSFVDPATLHLPTNMTGIVGPNGCGKSNIIDAVRWVMGESSASRLRGDSLTDVIFSGSSARKPVAQATVELIFDNSDHTISGEFAAFNEISVKRTVSRDGSSVYSLNGTKCRRRDITDLFLGTGLGPRSYSIIEQGMISQIIEARPEDLRIYLEEAAGISKYKERRKETESRIRHTQENLDRLNDLREEIGKQLEHLKRQARQAEQYQTLQEERRVKDAECKALQFRELDTRLQGLRQALLQEETRLQQLLAEQREAEMRIETSRVRREESAEALATAQADVYQVGATLARIEQQIQHQREMSQRLHKARDEAQKQLIDLTRHMGDDAATLAVLREAVENNEPQLHVLREQSEFKQDALRDAEAALTDWQQRWDSHNRETSEASRAGEVERTRVDYLDRQTLDAERRRDLLLAERAGLDLDALAEAFEQIEVQYETQKAALDGLNDQLEQRKQTLADVQHQQRTAQTELADVRKHAQTARGRLSSLETLQQAALGQEQGAAMTWLQAHGLSSAARVGERIRVESGWENALESALGHMIEGVLVDDPQTLVEALNSLNEGHIALVADTQTQIQVAPTSLAAKVQGPVAIRRLLTHLHGAEDLVAARALQATLGEGDWVMTRNGECLGEGWLRVSRSGAAEQGALLRERDIQTLRAQIETLQEREAELEHRLTHFRDHLLMAEQHREDAQRQLYIAHRGVSELAGQRQAHHGKLEASRGRIQHIEAEIAQLLETLDTSRDQARTARATLDEAVTRMGDLESQRQALHAERQQLNLTRDQAREAARSVREAMHALALTLESQRTQMVSLSQTLQRMDNQRGQLDARLEELMNQLSEGDSPVEILEQQHQAALSERVRTEHLLVQARTHLDGIDAELRQFEHTRQQRDEQALSQRERISQCRLDQQALALGAEQRQAAVEKAGFVLQHLVDALPEAANPADWEAAIEQLDIRIRRLEPVNLAAIHEYNEAAQRVEYLQAQHEDLTVALQTLEDAISKIDRETRGRFKETFDRVNAGLQTLYPRLFGGGHAYLELTSEDLLDTGIAIMARPPGKRVSSISLLSGGEKAMTAVALVFAIFQLNPAPFCLLDEVDAPLDEANVGRLASMVKEMSEKVQFLFVSHNKSTMEAAQQLSGVTMREPGVSRLVSVDLAEAARLVDGS, from the coding sequence ATGCGCCTGTCCACGATCAAGCTGTCCGGTTTCAAATCGTTTGTTGATCCTGCCACGCTCCATCTACCAACCAACATGACCGGTATCGTTGGTCCCAATGGCTGCGGCAAATCCAACATTATTGATGCGGTGCGTTGGGTGATGGGTGAAAGCTCAGCTAGCCGGTTACGAGGCGATTCGTTGACGGACGTGATTTTTTCCGGATCTTCCGCCCGTAAACCGGTGGCACAGGCCACCGTTGAGCTGATCTTTGATAACAGCGACCACACCATCAGTGGAGAATTCGCGGCATTCAACGAAATTTCGGTCAAACGTACCGTGAGCCGTGATGGCTCCAGCGTCTACTCCCTGAACGGCACCAAGTGCCGCCGCCGCGATATTACCGACTTGTTCCTAGGCACCGGCTTGGGGCCGCGCAGCTACTCCATCATCGAACAGGGCATGATCAGTCAGATTATCGAAGCGCGCCCTGAAGATTTGCGTATCTACCTGGAAGAAGCTGCCGGCATATCCAAATACAAAGAACGGCGTAAGGAGACCGAGAGCCGCATCCGTCATACTCAAGAAAATCTGGATCGCCTGAACGATTTGCGTGAAGAAATCGGTAAACAGCTTGAACACCTCAAGCGCCAAGCGCGCCAAGCTGAGCAATATCAGACATTGCAAGAAGAACGCCGTGTTAAAGATGCCGAGTGCAAGGCCTTGCAGTTCCGTGAACTGGACACCCGTCTCCAAGGATTGCGCCAGGCATTACTTCAAGAGGAAACCCGCTTACAGCAATTGCTTGCCGAACAGCGTGAAGCCGAGATGCGGATCGAAACCTCCCGCGTGCGGCGTGAAGAGTCTGCCGAAGCCTTGGCAACCGCACAGGCCGATGTCTATCAAGTAGGTGCCACACTGGCCCGCATCGAACAACAGATCCAACATCAACGTGAAATGTCGCAGCGTTTGCACAAAGCACGCGATGAAGCACAGAAACAACTGATCGACCTGACCCGTCACATGGGTGACGATGCCGCCACACTGGCGGTGTTACGTGAGGCCGTCGAGAACAACGAACCCCAGTTGCACGTGCTGCGTGAGCAGAGCGAATTTAAACAAGACGCACTGCGCGACGCCGAAGCAGCGTTGACAGACTGGCAGCAGCGTTGGGACAGCCACAACCGAGAGACCAGCGAAGCATCGCGTGCTGGTGAAGTTGAACGTACCCGTGTTGACTACTTGGACCGTCAGACCCTGGACGCCGAGCGGCGGCGTGACCTATTGCTTGCCGAACGTGCCGGACTTGATCTGGACGCATTGGCCGAAGCCTTCGAGCAGATCGAAGTGCAATACGAAACCCAGAAAGCCGCACTAGACGGCCTCAACGACCAACTTGAACAACGTAAACAGACATTGGCGGACGTACAGCACCAGCAGCGTACTGCGCAGACCGAACTGGCCGATGTCCGTAAACATGCCCAGACCGCCCGTGGTCGCCTATCTTCACTTGAGACCCTGCAACAGGCCGCCCTTGGCCAGGAACAAGGTGCCGCCATGACCTGGTTGCAGGCCCATGGATTGAGTTCGGCCGCCCGCGTAGGAGAACGTATTCGTGTCGAGAGCGGCTGGGAAAACGCCCTTGAAAGCGCCCTTGGTCACATGATTGAAGGCGTCCTTGTTGATGACCCGCAGACCTTGGTTGAAGCATTGAACAGCCTTAACGAAGGCCACATCGCATTGGTGGCTGACACCCAGACACAGATCCAAGTGGCCCCCACATCCCTGGCCGCTAAAGTCCAGGGACCTGTTGCGATCCGCCGTTTACTGACCCATCTGCACGGCGCTGAAGATTTAGTCGCTGCCCGCGCCCTGCAAGCAACACTGGGCGAGGGCGACTGGGTGATGACCCGCAACGGTGAATGCCTGGGTGAAGGATGGCTACGCGTATCCCGTTCTGGAGCCGCTGAGCAAGGCGCATTACTGCGTGAACGTGACATTCAAACCCTGCGCGCCCAGATTGAGACCCTGCAAGAGCGCGAAGCTGAATTGGAACATCGCTTGACGCACTTCCGCGACCACCTATTGATGGCCGAACAGCACCGCGAAGATGCACAACGCCAACTCTATATTGCACATCGTGGCGTCTCCGAACTGGCCGGCCAGCGCCAGGCCCACCACGGCAAACTAGAGGCCTCCCGTGGCCGTATCCAGCACATTGAAGCCGAGATTGCCCAGTTATTAGAAACCTTGGATACCAGCCGTGACCAAGCCCGTACTGCGCGCGCCACACTGGATGAGGCAGTCACCCGCATGGGTGACTTAGAGAGCCAACGTCAGGCATTGCACGCTGAGCGGCAACAACTTAACCTGACCCGTGACCAAGCGCGTGAAGCCGCACGCAGCGTCCGTGAAGCTATGCATGCCTTAGCCTTGACCTTAGAGTCACAGCGTACCCAAATGGTGTCCTTGAGTCAGACATTGCAGCGCATGGACAACCAGCGCGGCCAGCTCGACGCACGCTTAGAAGAACTGATGAACCAACTCAGTGAAGGTGATTCCCCGGTGGAGATCCTGGAGCAACAACATCAGGCTGCCCTCAGCGAACGAGTCCGTACCGAACACCTCTTGGTCCAAGCACGTACTCATCTTGACGGCATTGATGCCGAACTGCGCCAATTTGAACACACCCGTCAGCAGCGCGATGAACAGGCCTTGTCCCAGCGCGAGCGCATCTCTCAATGCCGCCTTGACCAACAGGCCCTCGCCTTGGGCGCTGAACAGCGGCAGGCTGCGGTGGAGAAAGCCGGCTTCGTCTTACAGCACCTTGTGGATGCCCTTCCTGAAGCTGCCAACCCAGCTGACTGGGAGGCCGCGATAGAACAACTGGATATACGTATCCGTCGTCTGGAACCTGTCAATCTGGCGGCCATTCACGAGTACAACGAAGCCGCACAGCGTGTCGAATACCTCCAAGCCCAACATGAGGACCTGACCGTTGCCCTACAGACACTTGAGGATGCCATCTCCAAAATCGACCGTGAAACCCGAGGCCGCTTTAAAGAGACCTTCGATCGCGTCAACGCGGGGTTACAGACACTCTACCCCCGTTTATTTGGTGGCGGTCACGCCTACCTGGAGCTGACCAGTGAAGATTTACTCGACACCGGCATAGCGATCATGGCCCGCCCCCCAGGCAAGCGCGTCTCCAGCATCTCCTTACTGTCTGGCGGTGAAAAAGCCATGACAGCAGTTGCACTTGTGTTTGCCATCTTCCAACTCAACCCCGCACCCTTCTGCCTGCTCGACGAAGTGGATGCTCCCCTGGACGAAGCCAATGTTGGGCGCTTGGCCAGCATGGTGAAAGAAATGAGCGAGAAAGTGCAGTTCCTGTTTGTCAGCCACAACAAATCCACCATGGAAGCCGCCCAGCAACTGTCCGGTGTCACCATGCGTGAACCCGGAGTGAGCCGCCTAGTCAGCGTGGATTTGGCCGAAGCGGCCCGTTTGGTTGACGGGAGCTGA
- the rplI gene encoding 50S ribosomal protein L9, giving the protein MELILLQKVANLGALGDKVTVKPGYGRNFLLPNGVAVPATEANLAAFQAKRAEYEAKAKSELDQAQARAAKFEGASVTVSAHASTEGKLYGSVGARDIAEAFTAVGLPLEKKEVILGEGAFRLIGEYDVLLHLHADVESTVKVIVQGVP; this is encoded by the coding sequence ATGGAACTCATACTGCTGCAAAAAGTCGCCAACCTTGGTGCCTTAGGAGACAAAGTCACTGTCAAACCAGGTTATGGCCGCAACTTTCTCCTCCCAAACGGAGTAGCTGTGCCTGCCACAGAAGCCAATCTTGCTGCCTTCCAGGCCAAGCGTGCTGAGTATGAAGCCAAAGCCAAGTCGGAACTGGATCAGGCTCAGGCGCGTGCCGCCAAGTTTGAGGGCGCCAGTGTCACGGTGTCTGCGCATGCCTCCACCGAAGGTAAATTGTATGGCTCGGTGGGCGCGCGCGACATTGCTGAGGCGTTCACTGCCGTCGGCTTACCGCTTGAAAAGAAAGAAGTCATTCTTGGCGAGGGTGCGTTCCGCCTGATTGGCGAATACGACGTCCTATTGCACCTACACGCTGATGTTGAAAGTACTGTTAAGGTGATTGTTCAGGGCGTCCCCTGA
- the rpsR gene encoding 30S ribosomal protein S18: protein MSKFFRRRKFCKFTAEGIKEIDYKDLNTLRQYLTENGRIVPSRVTGTKSKYQRQLTTAVKLARFLALIPYTDNHDI, encoded by the coding sequence ATGTCTAAGTTCTTCCGACGCCGCAAATTCTGCAAATTCACTGCCGAGGGCATTAAAGAGATCGACTATAAAGATCTCAATACCCTACGCCAGTATTTGACAGAGAATGGCAGAATCGTTCCAAGCCGTGTGACCGGCACAAAATCGAAATACCAGCGCCAATTGACAACTGCAGTGAAACTTGCGCGTTTTCTTGCGTTGATTCCCTACACTGATAACCATGATATTTAG
- the rpsF gene encoding 30S ribosomal protein S6, producing the protein MGRHYEIVLLVHPDQSEQVQAMLERYKALIENGHGKIHRLEDWGRRQLAYPIQKLVKAHYLMMNIEVEQSVLNELVDLFRFNDAILRHLAIKRSGPDTEQSFIMKSKDDKGDKPERRRRDDDENGDVGVSNDSDNDGGNAEAA; encoded by the coding sequence ATGGGTCGTCATTACGAAATCGTGCTATTGGTCCATCCGGACCAGAGCGAACAAGTGCAAGCCATGCTCGAGCGCTACAAGGCGCTGATTGAGAACGGCCATGGCAAAATTCATCGTTTGGAAGACTGGGGACGCCGTCAGCTGGCTTACCCCATTCAGAAACTCGTCAAAGCCCATTACCTCATGATGAACATTGAGGTTGAGCAGTCTGTATTGAACGAACTAGTCGATTTATTCCGGTTTAACGATGCGATTTTGCGTCACTTAGCAATCAAACGCAGTGGCCCGGATACCGAGCAGTCGTTCATCATGAAGAGCAAGGATGATAAAGGCGACAAGCCGGAGCGCCGCCGCCGTGACGACGATGAAAATGGTGATGTCGGCGTTTCTAACGATAGTGATAACGATGGCGGCAACGCCGAAGCTGCTTAA
- a CDS encoding HesB/IscA family protein, translating into MTVTLTPVALDRVRRFIQQTPGTLGLRFGVTRTGCSGWGHFTDLACEQREGDSVFEQDGVRIFVDAHSLPLVDGTCIDFSKRGLSETFTFVNPNAAVECGCGESFTTDVDKA; encoded by the coding sequence ATGACTGTCACGCTTACCCCGGTTGCTTTGGATCGTGTGCGTCGTTTTATCCAACAGACTCCCGGTACGCTGGGACTACGTTTTGGCGTCACCCGTACTGGCTGTTCCGGCTGGGGGCATTTTACTGATCTAGCGTGCGAACAGCGCGAAGGTGATAGCGTCTTTGAACAGGACGGCGTACGCATCTTCGTTGATGCACACAGCTTGCCCTTGGTCGATGGGACCTGTATCGACTTCAGTAAACGCGGCTTGAGCGAAACATTTACCTTCGTTAATCCCAACGCCGCCGTTGAATGTGGGTGTGGCGAGAGCTTCACCACAGACGTCGACAAGGCCTGA